One window of Streptococcus troglodytae genomic DNA carries:
- a CDS encoding helix-turn-helix domain-containing protein, translated as MLKDFGKKIKSLRLEKGLTKEAVCRDESQLSIRQLTRIESGQSTPTLNKAVYIAGRLGVTLGYLTDGENVELPSRYKELKYLLLRTPTYGDQQRLAEKETYFDEIFSQFYDDLPEEEQLIIDGLQSKLDIHFSDNIDFGVGILNDYFDQILRKTNYQVNDLILIDLYFSCLTVSGLDSAIFDSKKYNQLLETLLKQVHCLPLEDLFVLNNVLLNNFGLLLELKKYDFVKQLIAVSNEIMARTYDFQKKPIVNLLTWKHYLFVEKDYAQAKKSYDAAILFAQLTENINLRENLEKEWQKDSQNGT; from the coding sequence ATGTTAAAAGATTTTGGGAAGAAAATTAAGAGCCTGAGGTTAGAAAAGGGGCTGACCAAAGAGGCTGTCTGCCGTGATGAATCGCAGTTGTCAATACGGCAGCTGACTAGAATTGAATCGGGACAGTCTACGCCAACTCTTAATAAAGCTGTTTATATTGCAGGCCGTTTAGGAGTGACGCTTGGCTATTTAACGGACGGAGAAAATGTCGAGTTACCCAGTCGTTATAAAGAACTAAAATATTTATTATTACGAACGCCAACCTATGGCGACCAGCAAAGATTAGCCGAAAAAGAAACCTATTTTGACGAGATTTTTAGTCAGTTTTATGATGATTTGCCTGAAGAAGAACAATTGATTATTGATGGTTTACAATCGAAACTAGATATTCATTTTAGTGATAATATCGATTTTGGCGTTGGTATTTTAAATGACTATTTTGATCAGATTTTAAGAAAAACCAATTATCAGGTCAATGATTTGATTCTGATTGATCTCTATTTTTCCTGCTTAACTGTTAGTGGCTTGGATTCAGCTATTTTTGATTCAAAAAAATATAATCAATTATTGGAAACATTGCTTAAGCAGGTACATTGTCTTCCATTGGAAGATCTTTTCGTTTTAAATAATGTTTTATTGAATAATTTTGGACTCCTCTTAGAATTGAAAAAATATGATTTTGTTAAGCAGCTTATTGCTGTCAGCAATGAAATCATGGCTAGAACTTATGATTTTCAAAAAAAGCCTATTGTTAATCTTCTGACATGGAAACACTATTTGTTTGTTGAAAAAGATTATGCGCAAGCTAAAAAGAGCTATGATGCTGCTATCTTATTTGCCCAGTTAACAGAAAACATTAATTTAAGAGAAAATTTGGAGAAAGAATGGCAAAAAGATTCTCAGAACGGGACATAA
- the ruvB gene encoding Holliday junction branch migration DNA helicase RuvB, with protein MTRILDNEPMGDEEFAERTLRPQYLQEYIGQNKVKDQLKIFIEAAKQRDEALDHVLLFGPPGLGKTTMAFVIANELGVNLKQTSGPAIEKAGDLVAVLNDLEPGDVLFIDEIHRLPMAVEEVLYSAMEDFYIDIMIGAGETSRSVHLDLPPFTLIGATTRAGMLSNPLRARFGITGHMEYYTDIDLTEIVERTADIFEMTITHQAALELARRSRGTPRIANRLLKRVRDYAQIMGDGLIDDKMTDKALTMLDVDHEGLDYVDQKILKTMIEMYHGGPVGLGTLSVNIAEERETVEDMYEPYLIQKGFIIRTRSGRVATAKAYEHLGYRYTE; from the coding sequence ATGACTAGAATTTTAGATAACGAACCTATGGGCGATGAGGAATTTGCAGAACGCACACTTCGTCCGCAGTATTTACAGGAATATATTGGTCAGAATAAAGTTAAAGACCAGCTGAAGATCTTCATTGAAGCAGCTAAACAACGTGATGAGGCTTTGGATCATGTCCTTTTATTTGGTCCTCCCGGCCTTGGTAAGACTACCATGGCTTTTGTCATTGCCAATGAATTGGGGGTTAATCTTAAGCAAACCAGTGGTCCAGCTATTGAAAAAGCTGGCGATTTGGTTGCTGTTTTAAATGACTTAGAGCCTGGGGATGTTCTTTTTATTGATGAAATCCATCGGCTGCCTATGGCTGTTGAGGAAGTTCTTTATAGTGCCATGGAAGATTTTTATATTGACATTATGATTGGTGCGGGAGAAACTTCTCGCAGCGTGCATTTGGATTTGCCGCCTTTTACTTTAATTGGGGCGACAACACGGGCAGGTATGCTGTCAAATCCTTTGCGAGCGCGTTTTGGGATCACAGGTCATATGGAATATTATACAGATATCGATTTAACTGAAATTGTTGAGCGAACAGCGGATATTTTTGAGATGACTATCACCCATCAAGCTGCGTTAGAATTAGCACGGCGCTCTCGTGGGACTCCGCGTATTGCTAACAGACTTTTAAAACGTGTCCGAGATTATGCCCAAATTATGGGAGATGGTCTTATTGATGATAAAATGACAGATAAGGCTTTGACCATGCTTGATGTTGATCATGAAGGTCTTGATTATGTTGATCAGAAGATCCTTAAGACGATGATTGAGATGTATCATGGCGGGCCTGTTGGTCTGGGGACTTTGTCAGTTAATATTGCCGAGGAACGTGAGACCGTTGAAGACATGTATGAACCCTATCTTATTCAAAAGGGATTTATTATACGGACCCGCAGTGGACGTGTAGCCACTGCCAAAGCTTATGAACATTTGGGTTATCGTTACACAGAATAA
- a CDS encoding low molecular weight protein-tyrosine-phosphatase, whose product MKKICFVCLGNICRSPMAEFVMREAASNASLEIASRATSGWEHGNPIHRGTQGIFRKYKIAYDSSKRSQRISLADFAYFDWIIGMDETNVCDLKRLSQGQFDDKIFLFIDGGVPDPYYTGDFEETYHLVEKGCQTWLKKIK is encoded by the coding sequence ATGAAGAAAATTTGTTTTGTTTGTTTGGGTAATATCTGCCGCAGTCCTATGGCTGAATTTGTGATGAGAGAGGCAGCATCCAATGCTAGTCTAGAGATTGCCAGCCGGGCAACGTCAGGTTGGGAACATGGAAATCCTATTCATCGCGGAACGCAAGGGATTTTTAGAAAATATAAAATTGCTTATGATTCCTCTAAAAGATCTCAACGAATTAGTTTGGCTGATTTTGCTTACTTTGATTGGATCATTGGAATGGACGAGACTAATGTCTGTGATCTCAAAAGGTTATCTCAAGGACAATTTGATGATAAAATCTTTCTTTTTATTGATGGTGGTGTACCGGATCCTTACTATACCGGAGACTTCGAAGAAACTTATCATCTGGTCGAAAAGGGCTGTCAAACTTGGTTGAAAAAAATTAAATAG